In one window of Longimicrobium sp. DNA:
- a CDS encoding site-2 protease family protein — protein MPFTPLTELFASVRVVRIGDREVVFGLLLPGVAPDGPAVRRMLEGWPGSHWASPAGDAWEIALEVRTRPPRRERWLLHAVLLLAALFSATVSGALIAGHDPLGLAERVVLGVALPVPTRLYAAALLPGLLFSIPLMGVLLGHEMGHYVAARRHNLDASPPYFIPAPFIISLIGTLGAFIRLRSPMLHRRMLMDVGAAGPLAGLVLALPVAAVGIALSRPAALLPGLPGRNLFPFLGVPLQLGDSLLWMALRAVFAPGAEVLILHPMAVAGWVGLFFTAMNLLPVAQLDGGHIVYALLGARRQLAVATLFFASLLVQGWWWPGWWFWAVLILLIGRGRLSHPPVLDPRLPLTRRQRVAGWACVVFFVLAFVPAPVS, from the coding sequence GTGCCGTTTACACCTCTGACGGAGCTCTTCGCGTCCGTCCGGGTGGTGCGGATCGGCGACCGCGAGGTCGTCTTCGGCCTCCTACTACCCGGTGTGGCCCCGGACGGTCCAGCCGTGCGCCGCATGCTGGAGGGCTGGCCCGGGTCGCACTGGGCCTCGCCCGCCGGCGACGCCTGGGAGATCGCCCTGGAGGTCCGCACCCGCCCGCCGCGCCGCGAGCGGTGGCTTCTGCACGCCGTCCTGCTGCTGGCGGCTCTCTTCAGCGCCACCGTTTCCGGCGCGCTGATCGCCGGCCACGATCCGCTGGGGCTGGCGGAGCGGGTGGTGCTCGGCGTGGCGCTCCCCGTGCCCACCAGGTTATACGCCGCCGCGCTCCTTCCCGGACTCCTCTTTTCTATCCCGTTGATGGGCGTGCTGCTCGGGCACGAAATGGGCCACTACGTCGCGGCGCGGCGTCACAACCTGGACGCCTCGCCGCCGTACTTCATCCCCGCGCCCTTCATCATCAGCCTGATCGGTACGCTGGGCGCCTTCATCCGCCTGCGCTCCCCCATGCTGCACCGCCGGATGCTGATGGACGTCGGCGCGGCGGGTCCGCTGGCGGGGCTGGTCCTCGCGCTGCCGGTGGCCGCAGTCGGGATCGCGCTGAGCCGCCCGGCCGCCCTGCTCCCCGGCCTGCCGGGCCGCAACCTCTTCCCCTTCCTGGGCGTTCCGCTGCAGCTGGGCGACTCGCTGCTGTGGATGGCCCTGCGCGCCGTCTTCGCGCCGGGCGCGGAGGTGCTGATCCTACACCCGATGGCGGTGGCGGGGTGGGTGGGGCTCTTCTTCACCGCGATGAACCTCCTCCCCGTCGCCCAGCTCGACGGCGGCCACATCGTGTACGCCCTCCTCGGGGCCCGGCGGCAGCTCGCCGTGGCGACGCTCTTCTTCGCGTCGTTGCTGGTGCAGGGGTGGTGGTGGCCCGGATGGTGGTTCTGGGCCGTGCTCATCCTCCTGATCGGCCGCGGCCGCCTGTCGCACCCGCCCGTGCTCGACCCACGCCTTCCCCTCACCCGCCGCCAGCGCGTGGCGGGGTGGGCGTGCGTCGTGTTCTTTGTGCTCGCGTTCGTACCGGCTCCGGTTTCCTGA
- a CDS encoding HAMP domain-containing sensor histidine kinase: MMVLLAQTAPLPCPDTRIMFGVSVVVVVSVVVFTAAVIVTLLRRSDRRRAEEEKVAAIGTATARILHQIKNPLQTVVLNADILQDERIVSDAAGRREVCEAIVSESQRLVSMLDELSVYASGARRALSRQPVPLHEIIAQLARQQERDPSIRVEAGVLGEAVVFADPYYLRQVFENLVRNACEAMQDQDDRRLTLRVESAAGSAEVRVADNGPGIEAEKLDQIFQPFVSSKGKGMGLGLAICREIVEGHGGRLEVESTPGAGSTFIVRLPLYDAAALEAGAGRATEAWA; encoded by the coding sequence ATGATGGTCCTGCTGGCCCAGACCGCGCCGCTCCCCTGCCCGGACACGCGCATCATGTTCGGCGTGAGCGTGGTGGTGGTGGTGAGCGTGGTGGTGTTCACCGCGGCGGTCATCGTCACGCTGCTGCGGCGCAGCGACCGCCGGCGGGCGGAGGAGGAGAAGGTCGCCGCCATCGGCACCGCGACCGCGCGCATCCTGCACCAGATCAAGAACCCGCTGCAGACCGTCGTCCTGAACGCCGACATCCTGCAGGACGAGCGCATCGTGAGCGACGCCGCCGGCCGCCGCGAGGTGTGCGAGGCCATCGTCTCCGAGAGCCAGCGGCTGGTGAGCATGCTGGACGAGCTCTCGGTGTACGCCAGCGGCGCGCGGCGCGCCCTCAGCCGCCAGCCGGTGCCGCTGCACGAGATCATCGCCCAGCTCGCGCGGCAGCAGGAGCGCGACCCCAGCATCCGCGTGGAAGCCGGCGTGCTGGGCGAGGCGGTGGTCTTCGCCGATCCGTACTACCTGCGGCAGGTGTTCGAGAACCTGGTGCGCAACGCCTGCGAGGCGATGCAGGACCAGGACGACCGCCGCCTCACCCTGCGCGTAGAATCCGCGGCGGGATCGGCGGAGGTGCGCGTGGCGGACAACGGACCGGGAATCGAGGCGGAGAAGCTGGACCAGATCTTTCAGCCGTTCGTGTCCAGCAAGGGGAAGGGGATGGGGCTGGGGCTCGCCATCTGCCGCGAGATCGTGGAGGGGCACGGCGGGCGGCTTGAGGTCGAGTCCACGCCGGGCGCCGGCTCCACTTTCATCGTACGCCTTCCGCTGTACGATGCGGCTGCGCTCGAGGCGGGCGCCGGGCGCGCGACCGAGGCCTGGGCGTGA